In the bacterium genome, TTTATGGCTCAGCCCTGCTGGGACCTTCGCAATAGGGAGATTCCCGCTGTGGATAACTTCTATTGTGCACTCGAGTGGCTATGCGTTATCATAGAAATCAGGAGGGATATGTTGCGCTCGTGAGCATGCTCGTTATCGGGGCGATCGGGCTTTCTTTGATCCCCACCATGCTCATCATCGGCGTTGACCAATCGCGTACCGCAGGTGTCGTTGCGTACGCGGGAGAAGCGCGTTCATTTGCCGATGCGTGCGCAGACGAGGCGCTCCGGCAGGTGAAGCGCGACAACAATTTTGTGGGAGGAGGGAGTCTCCTGTGGCCCGATGGAAGCTGTTCGTACACAGTGGTATCGGTCGGCGGCGAGCAGCGTCGTATAGAGGCCTCTGGAGTGCGTGGTACAATAACGAGAAAAGTGCTCGTCGAAATAAGCGCCCTCACGCCAATCATTACGATGAGCATATGGCGCGAGGTGGCTGATTTTTAAAATAGACTTTTTCGGAAACTCCTCGAGCAGAAATGACTTTCTGAAGAGGGCTAATTATCGGTGGTCGATTTATTCGATTTTAGATCAACTGACATTTTACTTACAGATGATATGAAAAAGTTTATGAATAGTAGGAGGCAGGGCTTTACACTTCTTGAAATCTTGCTTGTCGTTGCAGGCATTGCGATCCTCGCGGGTATTGTTATTCTTGCGATAAATCCCGCAAAACAGCTTGGCGATACACGCAACGCAGACCGAAGAAGCGATGTCAATACGATCCTGAATGCCGTTTACCAGTACAGTATCGATAATACCGGCACTCTTCCTGCAACAGTTACCACAGGCACTACATGCGCTGCCGCAACTGGGGCACACGAAGTCTGCCAAACTGGTGGAGTATGCACCGGCATTACGGATCTTGCTGTATTAGTACCAAAATTCCTTATTGCTCTTCCGTCAGATCCGCAAAGCGCGACCGCGGATGGGACAAATTATGATATTTTTAAAGACGCCGATGGCCGTGTGACCGTTTGCTCTCCGGGTGCGGAACAATCAGCTTCAATCAGCGTACGGCGATAATTTTTGTCTCGAAAAGTCTATCCCGATTGCGTATTTTTTAAAAAAATCGGGATAGGATTCTTGAGATAATTGAATGGGGTGAATTTTAATTTTTATTTTTATTTTTTTATGATATATAGCGCGAAATCCCGTGTACAACGCGGTTTTACATTACTCGAGACCCTTCTTGTGGTTGCGGCCCTCGGTATTCTTGCCGGCATTATTATCCTTGCGGTAAATCCCGGTAAACAACTCGCTGATACGCGCAATGCGGAACGGCGAGTTGATGTGAATACCATTTTGAACGCCATCTATCAATACGCACTCGACAATAATGGCGTTTTACCCACAGGAATACCAACCGACACGGCGGCAAATTGTCCGACAGCACAGATGCCGCCAGCCACCTATGAAATTTGTCTTACCGGGGCGGTCTCCTGTGTGGTGCCGAACGCGGAGAGTCTAAATTTTGTCAACCTCGCAGTACTCACAACGAGCGAAAAATATATAGTTGCTATGCCGTCCGACGCACAAGGGGCAACGACAAACGGCGCCGGATACCACGTTGTTAAGAGCGTGAATGGACGTGTCACCATATGTGCGCCTGACGCAGAGCAGGGAGCAACCATTAGTGTGACACGCTAGCGCAAACGGAGCGGAGCCCTCGCTGTTTGAATGCCTGAGCGCCTTTGGTATGGGCTACGATTGCCTATGGATGCGATTATTTCCTATGGCGGCGCACTTCTTGTCATTGGAACAGGAAGTGCGCTTTTGTTCTGTATCGCGGTATATCTCCTGCGGCTGGAGCGCCGCGCGCAAGCGGCTGTCGCAAAAAGCATCGAGGCGGAAGCGGTATCCGAATGGAAAACACTTGTTTTTCGCGAAGCTGCAGAGGAGATTGCGTACGATCGAGATCGCCTTAACGCCATCCTCTCATCAATCGGCGAGGGTATTATCGTGCTTGATCTTAAGCGCGAAGTGGTATTGATGAATCAGGTTGCGGGAATCATGCTGCGGAGCGCACCCGCGGAGGCGGTTGGGAAACAACTTGAGCACGTGTGCGATTTGGTGCAGCTGCAAAAGCGTACGCGTGCTCTCGAGCTGCGTCACGAGCTGCTCGAGGATATGTTTCGCAGAGTCACTACAGAGGCGGCGATTGAGGCGGCGCGTCTCACCGACAATTTATATTGTCGTAAACTCGACGGCACGACGTTTCCGGTTTCCTTTATTATGGCGCCTCTGCTTCAGAGATCGGGGACAGTCGGTGGGGCCATCTTTGTTTTTCGAGACGTGACCGAAGAGAAGCGCGTGGACGAAGCCAAAAGTGAATTTGTCTCGCTCGCATCACACCAGCTTCGCACGCCGCTCAGCACCATCGGAGTCGATCTTGAAATGCTCCAGAGTACAGACGGGACTCCGTTCACGCAAGAACAGACTGCCTACATTACTGAAATGCAGGAGGCAGTCCGCACAATGACTGGGCTCATAGTTGATCTCCTCGAGGTTTCAAGGATTGAGCTTGGCCTCTTCGAGACGGCGCGCGAGAGCGTTGATGTAGTTAATCTTTTTGATGAGCAACTGGTGATGCTTGGGAGTGCTATGCGCAGGAGGAACATACACGTTGAACGACAGTACTCGCGAGCGGGCATGCACGCTCTCACGAGTAGACGGCGGGTGCAGATTATTATCCAAAACTTGCTTTCAAACGCGATTAAGTATACTGCGCCAGGAGGCATGCTCGTCGTGAAGTTTGAGGAGGAGAAAGATGATTTTCTTTTTTCAGTACGCGACACCGGTTGGGGCATACCACAGCGTGAACAAAGTCGGATCTTCGAGCGATTTTTTCGTGCGAGTAATGCAAAAAAGTACGATCCGTCCGGCACCGGCCTTGGCCTCTATATTACGAAACGGTTTGTTGAGAACCTCGGTGGGAAGATCTGGTTTGAATCGGAAAAAGATCACGGGACCGTATTTTATGTTCGCCTCCCCAAGACGGGAGAGGTACAGCAAAAAGAAGAACGAAAGCGCCTGGCTGTTGGCGTTGCGCCATTATAAAAGCTTTTAGCTTTTAGAAGCTACGCCGTCGTGCTAAAAGCTAACAGCGCTATAAGTTTATCCAGCCCTTTGGGCGCAAAGGGCTGTGGCTAAAAGCTCGTTAAAGCCACTTTTTGTACTTAAAAAATCCGAAAAAGCAGAGGGCGATTGCACCCATGATGCCGATGACAATCCAGAAATCATACGGGTGGCCGGCAAACGGGAGATAGGTCGTGCTCATGCTGAAGATGCTGGCGATAAGTGAGAGCGGGAAGGTAACGAAAGCCATCATTGTGAGCACCTTCATCACCTCATTTTGTTTAGTCGACACGAGCGAGTTGTTGGTTTCGCGCAGCTCGTCGAGGATAGCCATGGAGTTTTCAAGAAGCGCCCGCACGCGGCGGAATTCGTGTACCAGGACCTTTGCGTGCTGCGCGAACGGCTGGCCAAAAAAACTTGCTGATGCTTCACGGAATTGATCGAGTATGTCAGGATGGGCGGCGAGCGGCTGCTTGAGAGCGAGGAGGCCGCGGCTGATTTTTGAAAGCTCGACGACCATCTGCCGCTCCCGACCGCGGAACATATTCACCTCGACGCCCTGGAGTGCCTCGCTCACCGATTCAAGCTCATGGGTGATCGCGCCGTAGAGCTTGCGCATGAGGGCGGAAAAAAGCACTCCGGCATGCTCCTCTGCCGTCTCGCTCGGGGGCGCGCTGTCTTGGGGTTGCCCGAGAGTCTCGGTGCCGCGCTCAAGAATTGCGCTGACCTCAAACATTTTTGAGAATTTATGTAGCGGATCAATCGTGTCGTAGTGCGCGGTGATGAGAAAATTTTTGCCGACAATGAAGTCAACTTCCTGATTATGCGTCAGCGAGTGGGTGTGCCGGAGCGCCGGGAAGTGGAGCACGATATAGATGAACCGCTCGTAGACGTCAAGCCGCGGCCGCATCGTTGGCGCAAGGAGGTCCTCGGCGACGAGGTGATGGATCGTGTACTCGCCCATCACCTGCTTTACTTCCTCGGCTGTAGGTGAGTCGAGGTCGATCCAGGTGATGTTCTTGAGGGACTGACGTTTGAGCATAACTTTAGTCTACCAAGCGCGGTAGGAGGTGACAATGTGCAACCTTGAAGAAATTTTCAATTATCAATTTTCAATTTTCAATCAATTTTGCAATGAAGCAATTTTCAAACACGACGTCGTCCGTCATTGAGACATTGAAAATTATTTGAAAATTGCAAAATTGAAAATTGAAAATTGGAGCGGAACTTTTGTTTTTTCATTTCGCGTTGTATTCTCATCCGCATGATTCTCACCCAGCCATTCTTTCTCCGCCCTGCCCCCACCGTCGCTCCGGAGCTTCTCGGCAAGTTTTTGGTGCGGCGTTTTGAGGATGGGAGGACGCGCTCACTCCTGATTACCGAGACTGAAGCATATGACGGTCCGGACGACCGCGCTTCGCATGCATCGCGCGGGAGGACGGCGAGGAATGAGGTGATGTTCGGCCCGGCTGGAGTTTGGTACACCTACCTTGTGTACGGCATACATCACATGCTCAATGTTGTCACCGGCCCCGAAGGATACCCCGCAGCGGTGCTGCTACGCTCGCTGAGAGGGGTGAGCGGCCCCGGGCGGCTGACGCGCGAGTTTGGGATTGACCGCTCATTCAATATGCTTGTTGCACGTCGTTCAAGCGGCCTTTGGGTCGAGGACCGCGGCGTTATTATTCCGCGATCAAAAATAGTGAAAGCCCCGCGCGTCGGCGTCGACTACGCGGGGCCTCTGTGGAGTGCCAAACCGTGGCGATTCATACTCGATAGCGATTACGCCACCTCGATTTTTTGACTAAATCATCGCGCCGTTCTTATGATAACAGCGTACGCGGCACGGCTCCTTTTCAATCGCGCTTCCGCGCCTCATGCACCATGCGGCGGATCAGGGTGCGTCCATCAGTTGGACCCCTTTAGCTCCAGTACCAGATGCGGAGCGTGACGATTAACACTCCAGCCGTCAGCCACGCAGCGCCCTCGCCGCTCAATACGCCCGCCAAGTGAAATAGCCACGTTAACAGCGCTGCAC is a window encoding:
- a CDS encoding ATP-binding protein, yielding MDAIISYGGALLVIGTGSALLFCIAVYLLRLERRAQAAVAKSIEAEAVSEWKTLVFREAAEEIAYDRDRLNAILSSIGEGIIVLDLKREVVLMNQVAGIMLRSAPAEAVGKQLEHVCDLVQLQKRTRALELRHELLEDMFRRVTTEAAIEAARLTDNLYCRKLDGTTFPVSFIMAPLLQRSGTVGGAIFVFRDVTEEKRVDEAKSEFVSLASHQLRTPLSTIGVDLEMLQSTDGTPFTQEQTAYITEMQEAVRTMTGLIVDLLEVSRIELGLFETARESVDVVNLFDEQLVMLGSAMRRRNIHVERQYSRAGMHALTSRRRVQIIIQNLLSNAIKYTAPGGMLVVKFEEEKDDFLFSVRDTGWGIPQREQSRIFERFFRASNAKKYDPSGTGLGLYITKRFVENLGGKIWFESEKDHGTVFYVRLPKTGEVQQKEERKRLAVGVAPL
- a CDS encoding magnesium transporter CorA family protein; protein product: MLKRQSLKNITWIDLDSPTAEEVKQVMGEYTIHHLVAEDLLAPTMRPRLDVYERFIYIVLHFPALRHTHSLTHNQEVDFIVGKNFLITAHYDTIDPLHKFSKMFEVSAILERGTETLGQPQDSAPPSETAEEHAGVLFSALMRKLYGAITHELESVSEALQGVEVNMFRGRERQMVVELSKISRGLLALKQPLAAHPDILDQFREASASFFGQPFAQHAKVLVHEFRRVRALLENSMAILDELRETNNSLVSTKQNEVMKVLTMMAFVTFPLSLIASIFSMSTTYLPFAGHPYDFWIVIGIMGAIALCFFGFFKYKKWL
- a CDS encoding prepilin-type N-terminal cleavage/methylation domain-containing protein, with amino-acid sequence MIYSAKSRVQRGFTLLETLLVVAALGILAGIIILAVNPGKQLADTRNAERRVDVNTILNAIYQYALDNNGVLPTGIPTDTAANCPTAQMPPATYEICLTGAVSCVVPNAESLNFVNLAVLTTSEKYIVAMPSDAQGATTNGAGYHVVKSVNGRVTICAPDAEQGATISVTR
- a CDS encoding type II secretion system protein codes for the protein MKKFMNSRRQGFTLLEILLVVAGIAILAGIVILAINPAKQLGDTRNADRRSDVNTILNAVYQYSIDNTGTLPATVTTGTTCAAATGAHEVCQTGGVCTGITDLAVLVPKFLIALPSDPQSATADGTNYDIFKDADGRVTVCSPGAEQSASISVRR
- a CDS encoding DNA-3-methyladenine glycosylase, with translation MILTQPFFLRPAPTVAPELLGKFLVRRFEDGRTRSLLITETEAYDGPDDRASHASRGRTARNEVMFGPAGVWYTYLVYGIHHMLNVVTGPEGYPAAVLLRSLRGVSGPGRLTREFGIDRSFNMLVARRSSGLWVEDRGVIIPRSKIVKAPRVGVDYAGPLWSAKPWRFILDSDYATSIF